From one Pyxidicoccus xibeiensis genomic stretch:
- a CDS encoding sterol desaturase family protein: protein MSVLLSPALRTHLGKRAGVTAGLLGVLCIFAEFCFLFPHLLVTNDARGFYADNIGIFRALLQGSIVATFALGMLSVLTLRSKVHGGLAMALALVALLMGGAEAEPLTQQARSFSAGLDYFILELLVLGLLFIPMERLWSQREQPIFRVGWQTDLKHLFVSHMGVQLISFATLIPAQVFFAWAVKLDFQATVAAQPLWLQFFEILFVVDLVSYWVHRAFHHFPWMWKFHAIHHSSLHMDWLASSRSHLVDVLVNRTLGFVPVFILGFAPAAIYAYLVFVSFHAVYIHANVNHRWPGLRWVFATPEFHHWHHTSDEEGIDKNFAVFLSFFDWVFGTAHLPAHWPTSYGTTKFQPPETYLGQLAYPFQKHEEGTPYG, encoded by the coding sequence GTGTCCGTCCTTCTCTCACCTGCCCTTCGCACCCACCTCGGCAAGCGTGCCGGCGTCACCGCCGGCCTGCTCGGCGTGCTGTGCATCTTCGCGGAGTTCTGCTTCCTCTTCCCGCACCTGCTGGTGACGAACGACGCGCGGGGCTTCTACGCCGACAACATCGGCATCTTCCGGGCGCTGCTGCAGGGCTCCATCGTCGCCACCTTCGCGCTGGGCATGCTGAGTGTCCTCACGCTGCGCTCCAAGGTGCACGGCGGCCTGGCCATGGCGCTGGCGCTGGTGGCGCTGCTGATGGGCGGGGCGGAGGCGGAGCCCCTCACCCAGCAGGCGCGGAGCTTCAGCGCGGGGCTGGACTACTTCATCCTGGAGCTGCTGGTGCTGGGGCTGCTCTTCATCCCCATGGAGCGGCTGTGGTCGCAGCGCGAGCAGCCCATCTTCCGGGTGGGCTGGCAGACGGACCTCAAGCACCTCTTCGTGAGCCACATGGGGGTGCAGCTCATCTCCTTCGCCACGCTGATTCCCGCGCAGGTGTTCTTCGCGTGGGCGGTGAAGCTGGACTTCCAGGCCACGGTGGCCGCGCAGCCGCTCTGGCTCCAGTTCTTCGAAATCCTCTTCGTGGTGGACCTGGTGAGCTACTGGGTGCACCGGGCCTTCCACCACTTCCCATGGATGTGGAAGTTCCACGCCATCCACCACTCCAGCCTGCACATGGACTGGCTGGCCAGCTCGCGCTCGCACCTGGTGGACGTGCTGGTGAACCGGACGCTGGGCTTCGTGCCGGTGTTCATCCTCGGCTTCGCGCCGGCGGCCATCTACGCGTACCTGGTCTTCGTGTCCTTCCACGCGGTGTACATCCACGCCAACGTGAATCACCGGTGGCCGGGGCTGCGCTGGGTCTTCGCCACGCCCGAGTTCCACCACTGGCACCACACGTCCGACGAGGAGGGCATCGACAAGAACTTCGCCGTCTTCCTCTCCTTTTTCGACTGGGTGTTCGGCACGGCGCACCTGCCCGCGCACTGGCCCACGAGCTACGGCACCACGAAGTTCCAGCCGCCGGAGACGTACCTGGGCCAGCTCGCGTACCCCTTCCAGAAGCACGAGGAAGGCACGCCCTACGGGTAG